One window from the genome of Diospyros lotus cultivar Yz01 chromosome 11, ASM1463336v1, whole genome shotgun sequence encodes:
- the LOC127813343 gene encoding nuclear transcription factor Y subunit C-4-like: MRQPGAYSGMLTGRLSGKMGPHSLPLARIKKIMKKSGEEVKMISGEAPIAMSKACELFIEELTRRSWMVTMQSKRRTLNKEDVASAVMATDLFDFLVSLVSSPDHSSSHHSPATTMEVQEETLSHT, encoded by the coding sequence ATGAGGCAACCGGGAGCCTATTCAGGGATGTTGACGGGGCGATTGAGCGGGAAGATGGGGCCGCATTCGCTGCCGCTGGCGAGGATaaagaagataatgaagaagTCCGGGGAGGAGGTGAAGATGATATCCGGCGAGGCGCCGATCGCGATGTCTAAGGCCTGCGAGCTGTTCATAGAGGAGCTGACGAGGAGGTCGTGGATGGTGACGATGCAAAGCAAGAGAAGGACCCTCAACAAGGAAGACGTTGCCTCCGCCGTCATGGCCACCGATCTCTTCGACTTTCTCGTCTCCTTGGTTTCTTCTCCTGATCATAGCAGTTCTCACCACAGCCCTGCAACAACAATGGAAGTCCAAGAAGAGACTCTCTCTCACACATAA